The Devosia sp. 1566 sequence TATCTCGATGCGCCCCCGCGCCTGCCGCCGGTGCTTTACGATCCCGAGCTCGTCGCGGACGCGATCCTGTTTGCCGCCGAGCATCCGCGGCGCCAGTTGTATGTCGGGGGGGCCGGTTTCCTGATTACGCTGGCCGGACGGCTGGCACCGCGTTTGACGGATCGTTTGCTGGAGGGTGTAGGGCGGCCGCTGCAGATTGCGCCCGGGGAGCCGGGCGACCCAAGCCTGCGCGACAATCTCTATCAGCCTCGTCCGGACGGCAAGCGCGAGGGCAACCAAAACTTCCATGTGCGCCGCCACAGCACTTTGCTCGCGGCGCAAAAGCATCCCCTGGCTGCCACGCTGATCGCCGGGTTGGTGGGCGCGGTGGTTCTCAGCGCCCTGCAAGGGAGCGGGGGCAAGTCCCGGCACAGCTAAAGCGCTCCCCGCCAGGCAAGGCGGGCAAAAGCTGTCGATGCCGGCAGCTTTTTGCTTGCTGGCGATTAATCCTTCTTGCCGTTGTTGGCACCGGGCCCGTTGCCGTTGTTGGAGCCAGGGCCGCTTTCGCCTCTGCCAGGCCCCTTGTCGTCGTGATCGTGGTTGTGCCCAGGCCCCGCCCCGGGCCCGGGCCCCGGCCCCGGGGCACCGCCGGGATTGCCGCCATTACCGTTGCCGTTCCCGTTATTGCCCTTGCCGTTGCCGTGATCATCCTTGTCAGGCTTGTCGGGGCCATTCCCATGGCCGTTCCCGTTATTGCCTGGTCCGGGACCGCCATTGCCGGGGCCGCCATTACCGTTGCCTTGGCCCCCGCCGTTGTTTCCGCCGTTGCCGTTGCCGTAACCCTGGCCATTGCCATTGCCATTGCCATTGCCATTGCCATTGTTGCCGTTCCCGGCTCCGCCGTTTCCGTTTCCGTTTCCGTTTCCGTTTCCGTTTCCGTTTCCGGTTCCGTTTCCGTTTCCGTTATTGCCACCGTTGCCGCTGTTGCCAGAACCGTTCCCGCTGTTGCCAGAACCATTGCCGCCGTTGCCGGCACCATTGCCGCCGTTCCCCGCACCGTTGTTCCCGTTGTTCCCGCCACCATTGCCGGTGCTGCCCCCGTTATTGTCGGATGGCGTCGTGCCGGGCCGTCCTGGATCGGGTTGAGTGCCGCCGTCTGATTGGGGGTTCGACTCGCTCGCTGTTGTGGAGATGCTGGGCGGCTCTGCGGGAGCGCTGGATGGAGTGGCGGTCGGCTGGGTGACGATCTCGCCGACCTCGGGGCCGACCGAAGCGGACTCGCCGGCTGCAACGCTGGCAACCTGCCCGCTATCATTGTCGCTGACCGAAACCTCGCCGCGCTCCACATCGACGCGCGATGCGGTGTCGCTGGTTTGCACGGAAAAGCGGGTGCCCTTGACTACGGCCGCGAGGTAAGGTGTTTCCACCGCGAAGTGCTCGACATTGCGCACTTCGGCTTCCACGCCAACTTCGCCGAAATACTGGCGCACAGTAGTATAGGGCAACGCGCCGGCAGCCGCGTCAAAGATCTGAACCTGGGTGCCCGGGCTTAGGTCAAGCCGCTCTTTGCCGCGCGTAAAGGTAACCCGCCCATCGGTAGCGGTCTGGATGGGTCGGTTGTCGGGCACCACGTCGCCGCGTTGCAACTGCACCCATTGGCCGTTTTCAAGCGCGAACACCCCGCCGCGCAGCCGCTCGGCGACCCAATCGTCCGCCAAGCTTACACTTGTGGCCAAAGCAAAGGCGGCAACAGTCAGGAGGCCGGTATGCATGAACCGGCGGGATAAACTTGGGGAACGCATGAAAACACTCCAGAATTCATGGTAATAATGCCAGTGGAGTACCAGTAAACCCTTAAGATGTTCGGCAAAGTGGCGGCCAGCTGCGCGCGATGTTTTAAGGCGATGTTAACCACGTTTGGTGCCAAGTGCGTCGATCACCGGAGCGCTTCGCATGAATCCCAAGACCCTTGCCCTGCTTGCCTGCATCTCGCTGGCGGCTGTTCCAACCGTCGCGCAGGGCGCCGAGGCCTTTGCGCAGCTCGATGTGCCGGCGCTGCCGACCGAGTACGAAGTGGCAGTCGACTGGAGCGGCTTTTACGCCGGTGTTCTGGGTCAGGCCGTGGTCAGCCCAGACTCCACTGGCGGCATCGCCGCCGCTCTCGGCTATAGCTGGGCCGCTGGTGAACTGATCCTGAGCGGTGAAGCGGGCATAGCCAGGTTTGGCGACGGCAGCGTCGATCTCTTCGCCCTGGCCCGCGCCGGCTTTCTTCCAAGCGAAACCCTGATGATCTTTGCCCTTGCTGACCTCGGCACCAACTCGGACACGGATGCCTTTGCCGGCCTCGGCGCCGGCGCCGAACTGGCGCTGTCCGCCAATTTTTCGCTGCGTGGGCAGTATGAGTACCGCACCGATCTCTCGTCGGACGATGCCAGCCACCTCGCCGCCTTCGGCTTTGCGTATCGGTTCTAGTCCGCGTCCCACACCCACGGCCCCGATCGAAAAATGCCTCCCTTCCCCGGCGAGCCATTTTTGCATGTAGCTCGTGGGAGCAGCCCTATCTGGCCAGCCGCAACTGCGCCAGCTGCGCGGCGATGCGCCGGAACACGTCCTTGAGCTCGGCCGGGGTCTGGGGAAAATAGGCATATCCCTCCCCAGAGGAGCAATTGGTCAGCACGTTGGTTGCTTGTGCATTGGGTGAGCTGAGGCCGATCGTAAACACCTTCATGTCGGCCGCCTTGGCCGTTGCACAAGTGGCTAGGGTCTTGGCATCCATCGCACTGATCATCTTCGCCTCAGTGTTAAAGGCGGCATATTCATTCTCGTTATTGGGGATGCCATCGGTGTCGGCGAGCCGGCCATCCTTGCGAAAGCCCCAGGTAATATAGGCATTCGTACCGTTGTCGGATCTATCATAGGCGAGCCAATCAGGGTCATTGGAGCCGTCGGTCATGATGATCAGGTTCTTGGAGACCGCGGCATTGGTATTGAGTAGTCCCTCTGTAAGCGGCTCGCTTGGCGATAGCGCATGCACCCCCCACATTGCACCCTGCTGGATATTGGTGCTGCCATCGGCTCGCATTCCCGCGATGCGATTTAGCACCGCTGCAGGGGAGTGACTGAGGGGCAGAACAGCAACTTCCGGGCAGAGGGCGTTCGGCCCGCTGCCGCGAGAGTCTGTCACCGTGGTACCATTGTACTTGCACAGCCGCTCCTGCAGCTCGCGCCGGCTCAGCGGGCTGAACGTTGAAACGGTCGTCATCACTCCATTGGTAATGGCGCTCTGCGTTTCCTCCGCTTGGGTCCAGTTGGTGCCGATACAGCTGCTTGAGGGTGCCGTGGTCGTATTGCCTACCTGGCGACTGTAGGTGGTTGTGGTTGTTCCGTTACAGTAGGCGTAGCCAAATAGGCTGCGGCAATCGGTCTGTCGGACAGTGCGAATGCATTGGTTGATCTCGCAGCGCCCCGAAGTGATGCTCAAATTGCCAAGGTCGGATAGATAATCATTGCCGCCAAACCGGTTGGTATCGGGCGAGAACATCGGCAGGAACTTGGTTTGCGCCGAATTGGGTGCCACATCCGTCGTGTCATTTGGCGCCTGGCGGGCTTCCACGCAGCCGCGCCACGGCACTTTGGTTTGCTCAAACAGCTTCTTGCGGTCTACCAGCCCGGTAAAAACATTGCTGTCATCGTCGTCGCTGTCGAAGTTCAGCTTTGCAAGTGGCGATTGCCCCGACCAATCGAGCCAGGCCGCATTCGAGAACTGCGGGCCCACATTGACCATGATGGTGAAGGGCACAATGCTGATGGCCACGTTCGGCGCGGGATTGCGGGTGTCGAGGGGCGCGCAGGCGTCGTTTACCTTGTCATAAAACAGGATATTGGTGGCACAGGTCGCCGCTTCCTTGAGATATTCCATGCGCCGGCTTTGGCCCATGGAGCCCGAGTTATCCAGCACCATCGCCACTTCCAGCTCAAGCATCTGCCTGGTGGCTTCAGAAACGATCCGCGCTTCCAGCGAGGGAACCCCCACGAGCTGCACAAAGGCGGTGGGCACTTTGATATGCGCTTGCAAGAACAGGGTGCCGCTCGCCGGATCAGTCCGAACCGTCTCGATGCTTGCTTCCACCCGGGCATCGCCAATGCGTTCTAGCAGCAGCGCCTCGGCCTTGGTCTCGATATCCGCCCTGTTGATCGGAACCTTGAAGATCTCGCCCTGCAGCGCGAGTGCCGCCGCATCGAGGGCCAGCTGGCCGCGGTTGCGGGTCTGCTCCAGCGTCACATAATCCACCACGGCCCCGCCCATGGCCACCAGCACAATGGCCATCAAGCCAAAGATCACGGCAAAGACCCCGCGCTCGTCGGAGCCGAAATTGCGGAGCAGGCAAAGCAAGCGAGGCATGGCGGGCGCACCCATGGCTAGAGGCCCCGGTGGCGAGGCCCCGCCATTTTGCGTGACAAACCCTTACTAAAGCACAATCACCTTCGTGCGCAGCTGCACCCGCTCATACAGGTCAACCACATCGTCATTGGTCATGCGGATACAGCCCGAGGACACGTTCTGCCCGATGGTCCAGGGCTCATTGGTGCCGTGGATGCGATACAGGGTGGAGCCCAGGTAAAGGGCGCGGGCGCCCAGCGGGTTGTTGATGCCCCCTTCCATGTGGCGAGGCAGGTCTGGCCGGCGCTTGAGCATGGCTGCTGGCGGCGTCCAGCTTGGCCATTCTGCCTTGCGGCTCACCCGGTGCGTGCCGCGCCACTCAAAGCCGCTCTTGGCCACCCCGATGCCATAGCGCAGCGCCTGGCCATCGCCGAGGATGTAATACAGGAAGTGCTCGGAGGTATCGATGATGATGGTCCCGGCGCGCTCCTTGGTCGTGACCTGCACCACGGTGCGTTGAAACTGCGCGGGAATGCGATTGCTGGATCGCACCATCACGACTTCCGGGGGTGGGCTGTAGCCACCTGTCACGCCCGGAGGGGGCAGGAACCGCCAACCCGGAGGCAGGGCCTGCGCCGGCAGCGACACTGAAAGGCAAAGCATCAGCGCCAGGGCGCTTTTGAGGTAAGGTGAACCCATAGCAACAGCTCCAATCCGTTTATTGCCGGCCAATATGGCGATAAATACCCAAAGCCTGATAAACCCAGAACGTTAATGGCCACCAAGCTGCCACAATTCGCTTTGGCTAAAACTGAACCAAGAACCGTGTTGTGACAACCATGCCTGAAGCATTGCCGGAGATTAACCGGTGTCCGTGGGCGGGCGCCGACCCGCTTTATCAGCATTACCACGATGCCGAGTGGGGCCGCCCCGTCACCGATGACCGGCGCTTGTTTGAAAAGATCTGCCTGGAGGGCTTCCAATCCGGCCTGTCCTGGATCACCATCCTGCGCAAACGCGAGCGTTTTCGCGCGGTGTTCCATGATTTCGACATCGCCCGCGTTGCGGCGATGACGCTCGAAGACCTGGAAACCCTGCTGCTTGACCCCGGCATCATCCGCCACCGTGGCAAGATCAACGCCACGGTTAACAATGCCCGCTGCGCCTTGCAACTGATCGAGGAGTTCGGCTCGCTCGCCGCCTATTTCTGGCGCTTCGAGCCAGCCCCCGACCAGCGTCCCACCGACCTGAGTTGGGACGCCTTGCGTCTCGTTGCGCAAACCGATGCGTCGCGCGCCTTGTCCAAGGACCTCCGCAAGCGCGGCTTCAACTTTGTCGGCCCGACCACCTGCTACGCCTTCATGCAGGCCATGGGCCTCGTTAATGATCACGTCCACACTTGCTTTTGCCGTGCCGAAGTCGAGGCCGCGCGGGCAAGCCTGGTGCGCCCCAGCCTGCTTGTTGCTCGGGCGCAACAGCCCTGACCTTCTGCGACAACCTGCCGCATTCCCGCTTGCTCCTCGCGAGCTCGTGAGCTACACGAGCGGGGTCCAGCAACGCCATTCGGGAGGCACCAGCAATGACAGTTTGCATCCGCCTACGCCGCCGAATGAATTCCATGCAGCTCCGACACCGAGGCTAAGCCCTCCGTTTCCCCCCTGCCGGCACTCGTGCCACTGGACATCATCCAGCCTCCACATCGGTGATGCGCGTAAATCGGGTCGTTTGCGGCCAGGATTCCGCTCATCACCACCATCCAACAGAAGGCCGGCGCCTAATCGCGTCCAGAACTGCCATGTCACATCAGTTTGACGGGCGCAGCATTGTGCTGCGCGTTGAATATTCCATCGCCGATG is a genomic window containing:
- a CDS encoding FecR family protein, with amino-acid sequence MRSPSLSRRFMHTGLLTVAAFALATSVSLADDWVAERLRGGVFALENGQWVQLQRGDVVPDNRPIQTATDGRVTFTRGKERLDLSPGTQVQIFDAAAGALPYTTVRQYFGEVGVEAEVRNVEHFAVETPYLAAVVKGTRFSVQTSDTASRVDVERGEVSVSDNDSGQVASVAAGESASVGPEVGEIVTQPTATPSSAPAEPPSISTTASESNPQSDGGTQPDPGRPGTTPSDNNGGSTGNGGGNNGNNGAGNGGNGAGNGGNGSGNSGNGSGNSGNGGNNGNGNGTGNGNGNGNGNGNGNGGAGNGNNGNGNGNGNGNGQGYGNGNGGNNGGGQGNGNGGPGNGGPGPGNNGNGHGNGPDKPDKDDHGNGKGNNGNGNGNGGNPGGAPGPGPGPGAGPGHNHDHDDKGPGRGESGPGSNNGNGPGANNGKKD
- a CDS encoding pilus assembly protein TadG-related protein, which codes for MPRLLCLLRNFGSDERGVFAVIFGLMAIVLVAMGGAVVDYVTLEQTRNRGQLALDAAALALQGEIFKVPINRADIETKAEALLLERIGDARVEASIETVRTDPASGTLFLQAHIKVPTAFVQLVGVPSLEARIVSEATRQMLELEVAMVLDNSGSMGQSRRMEYLKEAATCATNILFYDKVNDACAPLDTRNPAPNVAISIVPFTIMVNVGPQFSNAAWLDWSGQSPLAKLNFDSDDDDSNVFTGLVDRKKLFEQTKVPWRGCVEARQAPNDTTDVAPNSAQTKFLPMFSPDTNRFGGNDYLSDLGNLSITSGRCEINQCIRTVRQTDCRSLFGYAYCNGTTTTTYSRQVGNTTTAPSSSCIGTNWTQAEETQSAITNGVMTTVSTFSPLSRRELQERLCKYNGTTVTDSRGSGPNALCPEVAVLPLSHSPAAVLNRIAGMRADGSTNIQQGAMWGVHALSPSEPLTEGLLNTNAAVSKNLIIMTDGSNDPDWLAYDRSDNGTNAYITWGFRKDGRLADTDGIPNNENEYAAFNTEAKMISAMDAKTLATCATAKAADMKVFTIGLSSPNAQATNVLTNCSSGEGYAYFPQTPAELKDVFRRIAAQLAQLRLAR
- a CDS encoding L,D-transpeptidase — its product is MGSPYLKSALALMLCLSVSLPAQALPPGWRFLPPPGVTGGYSPPPEVVMVRSSNRIPAQFQRTVVQVTTKERAGTIIIDTSEHFLYYILGDGQALRYGIGVAKSGFEWRGTHRVSRKAEWPSWTPPAAMLKRRPDLPRHMEGGINNPLGARALYLGSTLYRIHGTNEPWTIGQNVSSGCIRMTNDDVVDLYERVQLRTKVIVL
- a CDS encoding DNA-3-methyladenine glycosylase I, with amino-acid sequence MPEALPEINRCPWAGADPLYQHYHDAEWGRPVTDDRRLFEKICLEGFQSGLSWITILRKRERFRAVFHDFDIARVAAMTLEDLETLLLDPGIIRHRGKINATVNNARCALQLIEEFGSLAAYFWRFEPAPDQRPTDLSWDALRLVAQTDASRALSKDLRKRGFNFVGPTTCYAFMQAMGLVNDHVHTCFCRAEVEAARASLVRPSLLVARAQQP